The following are encoded together in the Triticum dicoccoides isolate Atlit2015 ecotype Zavitan chromosome 6B, WEW_v2.0, whole genome shotgun sequence genome:
- the LOC119322572 gene encoding senescence-specific cysteine protease SAG39-like, with product MAILKALILGILGCVCFCSSVLAARELSDDLSMVARHESWVVQYGRVYKDDAEKAQRFRVFKANVGFIESFNAKNHKFYLGINQFADLTNEEFKVTKANKGYKPRMGRMPTGFRYENVSFDALPATVDWRTKGAVTSFKDQGQCGCCWAFSAVAATEGVVKLKTSKLILLSEQELVDCDVHGEDQGCEGGLMDDAFKFIIKNGGLTTESNYPYTAADDKCKSGTNGAATIKSYEDVPANNEGALMQAVASQPVSVAVDGGDMTFQFYKGGVMIGSCGTDLDHGIAAIGYGKTSDGTKYWLLKNSWGTTWGKNGYLRMEKDIPDKKGMCGLAMEPSYPTA from the exons ATGGCCATCCTAAAAGCTTTGATCCTTGGCATCCTTGGATGTGTCTGCTTTTGCAGTTCGGTCCTAGCAGCTCGTGAGCTCAGCGACGACTTGTCAATGGTGGCAAGGCACGAGAGCTGGGTGGTGCAGTACGGCCGTGTGTACAAGGATGATGCTGAGAAGGCGCAACGATTTAGGGTGTTCAAGGCCAATGTCGGGTTCATCGAGTCGTTTAATGCCAAGAACCACAAGTTCTATTTGGGCATCAATCAGTTCGCCGACCTAACCAACGAGGAGTTCAAGGTGACAAAAGCTAACAAGGGGTACAAACCAAGAATGGGGAGGATGCCTACCGGATTCAGGTATGAGAATGTAAGTTTCGATGCACTTCCGGCAACCGTAGACTGGAGAACGAAAGGAGCAGTCACCTCCTTCAAGGATCAGGGCCAATGTG GTTGTTGTTGGGCTTTTTCTGCTGTCGCTGCTACAGAGGGCGTCGTTAAGCTCAAAACCAGCAAGCTTATCTTGTTGTCTGAGCAAGAACTTGTGGATTGTGATGTCCACGGTGAAGACCAAGGTTGCGAAGGTGGGCTTATGGATGATGCCTTCAAGTTCATAATCAAGAATGGCGGTCTCACAACCGAGTCCAACTACCCATATACCGCGGCAGATGACAAGTGCAAAAGTGGAACGAATGGTGCCGCAACCATCAAAAGCTATGAGGATGTTCCAGCCAACAACGAGGGAGCTCTCATGCAAGCTGTCGCAAGCCAACCCGTCTCGGTGGCTGTAGATGGAGGAGATATGACCTTCCAATTTTACAAAGGTGGAGTGATGATAGGCTCATGTGGCACAGACCTGGACCATGGTATTGCGGCTATTGGTTATGGCAAGACCAGCGATGGCACAAAGTATTGGTTGCTGAAGAATTCATGGGGAACAACATGGGGCAAGAACGGTTATTTAAGAATGGAGAAGGACATTCCCGACAAGAAAGGCATGTGCGGCCTTGCGATGGAGCCTTCTTACCCCACTGCATAG